Proteins from a single region of Pirellulaceae bacterium:
- a CDS encoding DUF493 domain-containing protein produces the protein MTEDRREESLTLLNNTHEFPCPFLLKIIGISENSFEARVVATVREALGMAVDPEFNMRATPNGEHVSVTLEPVIDSAETVLDVYDRLRNVEGVVMVM, from the coding sequence GTGACCGAAGATCGCCGGGAAGAATCATTAACGCTTTTGAACAACACGCACGAGTTTCCCTGCCCATTCCTGCTAAAAATAATTGGCATCAGCGAGAACTCTTTTGAGGCACGGGTCGTCGCTACCGTGCGAGAAGCGCTGGGGATGGCAGTGGACCCGGAATTCAACATGCGAGCAACGCCAAATGGCGAGCACGTCTCGGTCACGCTTGAACCGGTTATCGACTCCGCAGAAACTGTCCTGGACGTTTATGATCGACTCCGAAATGTCGAAGGTGTGGTCATGGTGATGTAG
- a CDS encoding ATP-grasp domain-containing protein, with protein sequence MTSDLTQEEVAASHKLLIVGASARSAAESAQATQFQLVAADLFSDRDLLSICEAIRLEPNYRGLNQWIERVSPDYWMYTGALENHPSLVEATSVRVPLLGNSSDVLKQVRDPRRLSAVAQQLDCQFPKTIFGAGAQPATGRWLVKPLRSAAGLGITWSLKGDRLPEGCYRQRYEEGCSCSAVFVAQKTGTKLLGVTRQLVGDSGFGASQFQYCGSIGPLELTSRQRQKWHDLGSCLTREFGLMGLFGVDAILQDSSLTLIEINPRYTASVEILERSLGRIAIPLHLQACRGQSIDTRSISSVPADVGHGKAIVYAPGDVTITAAFLEAIDQMNQDQQVVADLPRRNLKVAAGSPLVTVFASVAKAAELAEAKEISSVYQRLRQRAEAVTSLLDFRGAKVVRQR encoded by the coding sequence ATGACATCTGACTTGACCCAGGAAGAGGTTGCAGCATCGCATAAGCTGTTGATTGTTGGAGCTTCGGCAAGATCCGCTGCCGAATCGGCGCAGGCGACGCAATTCCAATTGGTGGCTGCTGACCTGTTTTCTGATCGTGACTTGCTTTCAATTTGTGAAGCGATCCGGCTTGAGCCTAACTACCGAGGTCTCAATCAGTGGATCGAGCGAGTGTCCCCCGACTATTGGATGTACACGGGAGCGTTGGAAAATCATCCATCACTGGTCGAAGCGACTTCGGTCCGCGTTCCCTTGTTGGGAAATTCGTCCGATGTGCTCAAGCAGGTTCGAGATCCTCGTCGACTAAGTGCGGTTGCTCAGCAACTGGATTGTCAATTTCCAAAGACGATCTTCGGAGCAGGGGCCCAGCCAGCAACTGGTCGCTGGCTGGTCAAGCCGCTCCGATCTGCGGCCGGGCTTGGTATCACGTGGAGTTTGAAAGGCGATCGTTTGCCGGAGGGTTGTTACCGTCAACGCTACGAAGAAGGCTGCTCTTGTTCTGCTGTGTTTGTGGCTCAGAAAACGGGAACCAAACTCTTAGGTGTCACAAGGCAACTGGTGGGTGACTCTGGATTCGGGGCAAGCCAATTCCAGTACTGTGGCTCGATCGGTCCTTTGGAGCTCACCAGTAGGCAGCGGCAGAAATGGCATGATCTGGGCTCCTGTCTTACCCGCGAATTTGGCCTGATGGGGCTATTCGGTGTCGACGCAATCCTGCAAGATTCGTCTCTTACGCTGATCGAAATCAATCCGAGATATACGGCTTCCGTCGAAATCTTGGAACGATCGTTGGGGCGCATTGCGATCCCGCTCCATCTTCAGGCCTGTCGCGGTCAGTCGATTGATACCAGGTCAATTTCGTCTGTCCCTGCGGACGTGGGTCACGGAAAAGCGATCGTTTATGCCCCTGGCGATGTGACGATCACGGCTGCTTTTCTTGAGGCGATTGATCAGATGAACCAAGATCAACAAGTGGTTGCTGATTTGCCGCGTCGGAATTTGAAGGTGGCTGCAGGCAGTCCTTTGGTGACCGTTTTTGCTTCTGTTGCCAAGGCAGCCGAGCTTGCTGAAGCAAAGGAAATTTCCTCGGTTTATCAAAGGCTGCGTCAGCGAGCCGAAGCTGTCACTTCCCTGTTGGACTTTCGTGGGGCCAAAGTTGTACGCCAGAGATGA
- a CDS encoding lamin tail domain-containing protein, protein MESLEPRVVLAGDVLIAEVMSSNDETLKDEDGSTPDWLEIYNNGQQTVDLLGWHLTDQINDRTKWTMPAAELEPGESIVVFASGKDRADPAGELHTNFKLGDNEYLALFEPDGRTASDEYNTLPDQYTDISYGIEQGVELRDFVAEGSGISVLFPGSAGEDVPTATWTGADFDDAAWDTLNSGIGFDDDPTDGDFSSLIHANGDASAMQGKTASAYLRSEFEIPGDVLPTYKSLDFTINYDDAFVAFLNGEEIARVNGPDSLAWDSVATAEHGGIAEAIDYSDFTNADSRDDFTLLGDAKWAGDVLRLTESVADQTSAAWLTNTVSFGPDYTFSASMTYDIHSPNGDFADADGIGAEGLVFVLQSNDNNVLGSAGGGLGLDNTGSTFLAIELDSNANGSFDEGIALASHIGINTNVAGSVERKGIPRFNGNAIFPNIPGPGVNLISLWVDYSGETNQLDVYMSTDGAKPAEATISTSAIKMAELFGGATELFAGWTSATSGATNAHDVLDWDIITGIGEIGRESESFDITAHLESLKTGTNVLAIQGLNINAADEDFLMVPRLTAEEVVAGERLYFIEPTPGAFNGDGGAPPAGDVMFSHNSQAFVDSFDVEIRTDSTTAAIRYTLDGTLPDETSTLYEGAIKVDEPTRLRARAFEGNRSAGPVNTVGYIQLDNSLAKFENNEVFTSNLPLIVFDSFGDRAVDSDSNRLVPTVGLFIDPGEDGRASLLDEAEYAGRTGVRIRGQSSQGWAKKQYAVEIWEEETDDSERQYAYAVSDRDVSIFGLPAESDWVLNGPYSDKTQLNNFLTFNWYRDLGLYAPRTRLVEVFVNADRDPSKLNFSKDYRGTYVLSEKIKTGDDRVDISDADSTATAEDPAITGGYIWKKDKSGANDRPFRTSRNQELRMVEPGDKPRRAEDGPQYVTDVQKDWLKSHINEFEAALYGADFADPQAGYAKYIDVDSWADTWLMVEMTKNIDGFRLSTYYHKDVGGKIKQGPAWDYNLSLGNGNYLNGANPEGWYHSGISQDQYPYWDRLFEDPNFEQAVSDRWNELRKDELSTEKLMADIDAAVQQLSDGNPRLANPAANEPSNPISRNYDRWTSGGYGLNRYHWPNCFFGQGGCPRSPLPRSMSSNGQPNSYDDYIYIMEWFLQNRVEWMDSQFPAPVDISPVGGVVEEGTLVTMTAPAKYEIAYTLDGTDPRQPVIVEDEISLLDTGKPVQFHVPSDGTLIDKCDDGNFLQTADVCFINRAYTAGANGETWTDVTLPVGFDTQGDYDALIATDVEGQMLNKNASAYIRVPLDFDQATKDAADGYKLSVSYDDAFVAYVWWQSLKTPVELARSANVPGEAKSRPINALAYNESATETNPDELATNYLEYDISKIRSYLSTNSQNYIVFQVLNENVASDDFLFDAKVSAITSRVIVSPSVKIYDGPISIGANTQIIARGFDSQQQEWTGATTANFLVDSPQIAVTELNYNPHDPTAGELQVNAELNNDDFEFVEIQNVGPEPVNLLGSYFDGFQFTFGDVELAAGGRGVIVKNQAAFQLRYGSDLPILGEFLDGGLSNNGERIQLLDAAGGTLVDLSYDNNSLWPESADGRGGTLNLVNPAFTPGEDASKYYHWKGSTEFGGSPGNAAAAPIGVVINEVLANSNAPVPQSDSIELFNPTSEPINIGGWYLSDSVGESTKYRIPANTVIGAGDYVVFDETQFNANPEDPNSFALSSLNGDDVWLTIANEDGQIESFVDDVHFRASLLGESFGRVPNGEGRLTPMQQLSLGAVNGDARVGPVVITEINYAPGEPTAAALAIDPSLDSADLEFIEIHNSALQVIDLTDWRVRGGIDFNFDPNESLNSGETIVLTGFDPENAGNASRLAAFRSHYGLGEQVRILGGYGQQLSGLGERITLLSTDISLIDEPIQLPRVQEDEVVYDNQQPWPTQANGDGASIHRRAADAYGNNAASWFATGPTPGVVEFGNPPGDFNQDGQVNEADINLFFGELNSANPDLTYDLNGDGFVNNEDRNELIESAIGTSYGDANLDGLFDSGDLVVVFQIGEYEDQIDGNSTWGDGDWNGDGEFLSGDLVLAFQRGTYAAAVPNAAAIVQPNLSPIISALEADVALAKRQGETVTTQRTKLTRLVASEDVEVVLEDFDFATRSFDERDRALEAGSTGDEAVDDDLLDLLTAE, encoded by the coding sequence TTGGAGTCACTTGAGCCTCGCGTCGTTCTCGCCGGCGATGTGTTGATCGCCGAGGTCATGAGTTCGAACGATGAGACGCTCAAGGACGAAGATGGCTCCACGCCCGACTGGCTTGAGATTTACAACAACGGGCAACAAACTGTCGATCTGTTGGGCTGGCATTTGACGGACCAGATCAATGATCGCACTAAGTGGACGATGCCTGCTGCGGAATTGGAGCCGGGTGAATCGATTGTTGTGTTCGCGTCTGGCAAAGATCGGGCGGATCCCGCGGGTGAACTGCACACGAACTTCAAGCTCGGCGACAACGAGTATCTGGCCTTGTTTGAACCCGATGGCCGTACTGCGTCGGACGAGTACAACACGCTGCCGGATCAGTACACCGACATTTCTTACGGGATTGAGCAGGGAGTCGAGTTGCGAGATTTCGTCGCCGAAGGTTCAGGGATTTCGGTTTTGTTTCCAGGATCTGCTGGTGAAGACGTACCAACTGCGACCTGGACGGGAGCCGATTTTGATGATGCAGCCTGGGATACACTCAATTCGGGGATTGGTTTTGATGACGATCCGACCGATGGCGATTTCAGTTCGCTGATCCATGCCAATGGGGATGCGAGCGCGATGCAGGGAAAGACCGCATCCGCTTATCTTCGCAGCGAGTTTGAGATTCCCGGCGACGTGTTGCCGACCTACAAGTCACTCGATTTTACGATCAATTACGATGACGCTTTTGTCGCCTTCTTGAATGGTGAGGAGATTGCTCGGGTCAACGGTCCCGATTCATTGGCATGGGATTCGGTCGCGACAGCCGAGCACGGTGGCATTGCGGAAGCGATTGACTACTCCGATTTTACAAACGCAGATAGTCGAGATGATTTCACCCTGTTAGGCGACGCCAAATGGGCGGGCGATGTTTTACGGTTGACGGAATCCGTTGCCGATCAGACTTCCGCGGCTTGGTTGACCAACACGGTGAGTTTTGGGCCTGATTACACCTTTTCTGCCTCCATGACCTACGACATTCATTCGCCCAACGGCGATTTTGCCGATGCGGATGGGATTGGAGCGGAAGGTTTAGTGTTTGTGCTTCAGTCCAATGACAACAATGTGTTGGGAAGTGCCGGAGGAGGGTTGGGCCTTGATAATACCGGATCGACCTTCCTGGCAATTGAGTTGGACAGTAACGCAAATGGTTCGTTTGATGAAGGTATCGCCCTGGCGAGTCACATCGGGATCAATACGAATGTAGCTGGCAGCGTGGAACGCAAAGGGATCCCTCGATTCAACGGCAATGCAATCTTCCCCAACATTCCGGGGCCTGGTGTCAACCTGATCAGCTTGTGGGTCGATTACTCGGGAGAAACTAACCAGCTGGACGTTTACATGTCCACCGATGGTGCGAAACCTGCCGAGGCGACCATCTCGACGTCGGCCATTAAGATGGCCGAACTTTTCGGGGGGGCAACGGAGCTCTTCGCTGGCTGGACATCGGCGACAAGTGGCGCGACCAATGCCCACGATGTCTTAGATTGGGATATCATCACTGGCATTGGTGAAATTGGTCGAGAGTCAGAATCGTTTGACATCACCGCGCATCTGGAATCGCTGAAAACCGGCACGAATGTGTTGGCGATTCAAGGCCTCAACATTAATGCGGCTGATGAAGACTTCCTTATGGTGCCTCGCTTGACTGCTGAAGAAGTCGTGGCTGGCGAACGGCTCTACTTCATTGAGCCCACTCCGGGTGCCTTTAACGGTGACGGAGGAGCCCCACCGGCAGGGGACGTCATGTTCTCTCACAACAGTCAGGCGTTTGTTGATTCCTTTGATGTCGAGATCAGAACGGATTCAACGACTGCGGCCATTCGATACACGCTGGACGGCACCCTGCCTGATGAGACTTCCACGTTGTACGAAGGTGCGATTAAAGTTGACGAGCCGACGAGGCTTCGTGCTCGTGCTTTTGAAGGTAATCGTAGTGCCGGTCCGGTAAATACGGTCGGGTATATCCAGCTTGATAATAGCCTCGCGAAATTCGAGAACAATGAAGTCTTCACTTCTAACTTGCCTTTGATCGTCTTTGACTCCTTCGGGGATCGTGCGGTGGATTCCGATTCGAATCGATTGGTTCCGACCGTTGGTTTGTTTATCGATCCGGGCGAAGATGGGCGAGCCAGTTTGTTGGATGAGGCTGAATATGCTGGCCGAACGGGCGTTCGCATTCGTGGACAAAGTTCCCAAGGTTGGGCCAAAAAACAGTATGCTGTCGAGATTTGGGAAGAGGAAACGGACGATTCCGAACGGCAGTACGCTTACGCCGTTTCCGATCGAGATGTCTCGATCTTTGGCCTGCCGGCCGAGTCGGACTGGGTCTTGAACGGTCCTTATTCTGACAAAACGCAGTTGAATAATTTCCTGACCTTCAATTGGTACCGTGACTTGGGACTCTACGCACCGCGTACGCGGTTAGTGGAAGTCTTTGTCAATGCTGACCGCGATCCGAGTAAATTGAATTTCTCGAAGGATTATCGCGGCACCTATGTGCTCTCGGAAAAAATCAAAACTGGCGACGATCGGGTCGACATCTCCGATGCGGACTCTACCGCAACTGCTGAGGATCCCGCGATCACAGGCGGTTACATCTGGAAGAAAGATAAGTCGGGGGCGAATGACAGGCCGTTCAGAACCAGTCGAAACCAAGAGTTACGAATGGTAGAGCCGGGCGATAAGCCACGTCGAGCCGAGGATGGTCCTCAATATGTGACGGATGTCCAAAAAGATTGGCTCAAATCACACATCAACGAATTCGAAGCGGCCCTTTATGGCGCTGACTTTGCAGATCCGCAGGCCGGCTATGCAAAATACATCGACGTCGATTCATGGGCCGATACTTGGCTGATGGTCGAGATGACGAAGAATATCGATGGTTTCCGGCTCAGTACCTACTATCACAAAGATGTGGGTGGCAAGATCAAGCAAGGTCCAGCTTGGGATTACAATCTCTCACTTGGTAACGGTAACTATCTGAATGGTGCGAATCCGGAGGGTTGGTACCACAGCGGCATCAGCCAAGATCAATATCCTTACTGGGACCGCTTGTTTGAAGATCCCAATTTTGAGCAAGCCGTTTCCGATCGCTGGAATGAGTTGCGAAAAGATGAGCTCTCGACTGAAAAGTTGATGGCTGACATTGATGCAGCCGTCCAGCAACTGTCCGATGGAAATCCAAGGCTCGCGAATCCTGCTGCCAATGAGCCTTCGAATCCGATTTCTCGAAACTATGATCGTTGGACATCCGGCGGTTATGGCCTGAATCGATATCACTGGCCCAATTGCTTCTTCGGTCAAGGGGGCTGCCCTCGGTCGCCATTGCCTCGATCGATGTCTTCAAACGGTCAGCCGAATAGTTACGATGACTACATCTACATCATGGAGTGGTTCCTGCAGAATCGCGTTGAATGGATGGACAGTCAGTTCCCGGCACCCGTGGATATTTCACCGGTAGGCGGAGTTGTCGAGGAGGGAACGCTTGTCACCATGACGGCGCCCGCTAAATACGAGATTGCTTACACGCTAGATGGAACTGATCCCCGGCAGCCGGTGATTGTCGAAGATGAAATTTCCTTGTTGGATACCGGAAAGCCAGTTCAGTTTCATGTGCCAAGTGATGGCACGCTAATCGATAAATGCGATGATGGAAACTTTTTGCAAACGGCGGACGTTTGTTTCATCAATCGTGCGTACACAGCTGGTGCCAACGGTGAAACTTGGACAGACGTTACGTTGCCTGTTGGTTTCGACACGCAAGGAGATTACGACGCACTGATTGCGACAGATGTCGAAGGTCAAATGCTGAACAAGAACGCATCGGCTTACATTCGTGTGCCCCTTGATTTTGATCAAGCCACGAAGGACGCTGCGGATGGATACAAGCTAAGCGTGAGTTATGACGATGCATTTGTGGCCTACGTTTGGTGGCAGTCTTTGAAGACACCTGTGGAACTTGCTCGTTCTGCAAACGTTCCCGGCGAGGCGAAATCGAGACCGATTAATGCGTTGGCCTACAATGAGTCGGCGACAGAAACGAATCCGGATGAATTGGCGACGAATTATCTCGAATACGATATCTCGAAAATCCGGAGTTACTTGAGCACGAATAGTCAGAATTACATCGTGTTCCAGGTTCTGAATGAGAATGTCGCCAGTGACGACTTCCTGTTCGACGCCAAGGTCTCGGCGATTACGAGTCGCGTGATTGTTTCGCCTAGCGTAAAGATTTATGACGGTCCGATCTCAATCGGTGCGAACACACAGATCATCGCACGCGGGTTTGATTCGCAGCAGCAAGAATGGACCGGGGCAACCACCGCCAATTTCCTTGTGGATTCTCCGCAGATCGCAGTGACGGAGCTCAACTACAATCCGCACGATCCGACTGCGGGTGAATTGCAAGTGAATGCCGAACTCAATAACGACGATTTTGAGTTTGTTGAAATTCAAAACGTTGGTCCGGAGCCGGTTAATCTGTTGGGAAGCTATTTTGACGGTTTCCAGTTCACCTTTGGTGATGTGGAATTGGCCGCGGGTGGCCGTGGTGTGATCGTCAAGAACCAAGCCGCATTCCAACTGCGTTATGGAAGTGACCTGCCGATTCTCGGGGAATTCCTCGATGGGGGTCTCAGCAATAATGGTGAACGAATCCAACTGTTGGATGCTGCTGGCGGAACGCTCGTCGATCTTAGCTACGACAACAACAGTCTGTGGCCGGAAAGTGCCGATGGTCGAGGGGGAACGCTGAACCTGGTCAATCCGGCTTTCACGCCAGGTGAAGATGCCAGCAAGTATTACCATTGGAAAGGCAGCACCGAATTTGGTGGGTCACCCGGAAACGCGGCCGCTGCTCCGATCGGCGTTGTGATCAACGAAGTGTTGGCCAATTCCAATGCACCCGTTCCACAGTCGGATTCGATCGAATTATTCAATCCAACAAGTGAACCGATCAATATCGGCGGCTGGTATCTGAGTGATTCGGTCGGCGAATCAACGAAGTATCGTATCCCGGCTAACACGGTAATTGGTGCGGGAGATTATGTCGTTTTTGACGAAACACAATTCAACGCAAATCCCGAGGATCCCAATAGTTTTGCACTCAGCAGTCTCAATGGAGATGACGTCTGGCTGACCATTGCCAACGAAGATGGTCAAATTGAGTCGTTCGTCGATGATGTTCACTTCCGCGCTTCATTGCTCGGTGAATCCTTTGGGCGAGTTCCCAACGGGGAGGGGCGATTGACGCCCATGCAACAACTGTCGCTCGGCGCCGTCAATGGAGATGCTCGCGTTGGCCCCGTTGTGATTACGGAAATCAATTACGCTCCAGGTGAACCGACGGCTGCTGCCCTCGCCATCGATCCTTCGCTGGATTCGGCGGATCTCGAATTCATTGAAATCCACAATTCTGCTCTGCAAGTCATCGATTTGACTGACTGGAGAGTTCGGGGTGGGATTGATTTCAACTTCGATCCAAACGAATCGCTCAACAGCGGTGAAACGATCGTGCTGACAGGATTCGATCCAGAAAACGCCGGAAACGCATCGCGGCTTGCGGCTTTCCGTTCGCATTACGGCTTGGGTGAACAAGTTCGGATTCTTGGTGGCTATGGTCAACAGTTGAGCGGTTTGGGCGAACGAATTACCTTACTCAGTACGGACATTTCCCTGATCGACGAACCGATCCAGTTGCCGCGTGTGCAAGAAGACGAAGTGGTCTACGACAACCAACAGCCCTGGCCAACGCAAGCAAATGGTGACGGTGCGTCAATTCATCGTCGGGCTGCGGATGCCTACGGCAATAACGCCGCATCCTGGTTCGCGACAGGCCCGACCCCAGGTGTCGTTGAATTTGGCAATCCGCCCGGTGATTTCAACCAAGATGGTCAGGTAAATGAAGCTGATATCAATTTGTTCTTTGGAGAGTTGAATTCAGCCAATCCTGATCTGACCTATGACCTCAACGGTGATGGATTTGTCAATAACGAAGATCGTAATGAGTTAATCGAGTCGGCGATCGGTACGTCTTACGGAGACGCAAATCTTGATGGTCTCTTTGATTCCGGTGACTTAGTTGTCGTATTCCAAATTGGCGAATACGAAGATCAAATCGACGGAAATTCGACTTGGGGTGATGGCGATTGGAACGGTGACGGTGAGTTCTTATCGGGTGACCTCGTGCTCGCCTTCCAGCGTGGGACTTACGCAGCCGCCGTGCCAAACGCGGCCGCCATTGTCCAGCCCAACCTGTCACCAATTATTTCCGCGTTAGAAGCGGATGTCGCGTTGGCGAAACGTCAAGGAGAAACGGTGACGACCCAGCGCACCAAATTGACGCGATTGGTTGCATCCGAGGATGTGGAGGTCGTGCTCGAAGATTTTGATTTTGCCACGCGATCTTTTGATGAAAGAGATCGTGCGTTGGAAGCAGGATCAACGGGTGATGAAGCAGTTGATGATGATCTGCTCGATCTGCTGACGGCCGAATAG
- a CDS encoding YifB family Mg chelatase-like AAA ATPase, with protein sequence MRHCRSRVYQEMRSNRLAHPTPFPQGPAKMLSKLKTYALVGIEAVPVEVEVDVTSTSMPSTILVGLPDQAVKESTHRVARAIVNSGFVRPRDRIVINLAPGELPKQAASFDLPITLGILAASGQLAPDKFGHYAVVGELSLEGLTRPTIGALSMAIRAAKDRNRGIVVPTASAAEAAVVESLDVIPVQNLAQAVGFFGGQIDLPPAPSRVSDLFQQHSHYENDFADVRGQELAKRALTVAAAGCHNLLMVGPPGTGKSMLASRVATILPELTASESIETSRIYSVMGKMQAGVALMVRRPFRAPHHTISEAGLVGGGSPPSPGEISLSQNGLLFLDELPEFNRRTLEVLRQPLEDGQVTISRALRSTTFPANFILIAAMNPCPCGYRHDPRRRCQCSTPQVERYLAKISGPLLDRIDIHLEVPAVSYQELAAKAAGTNSATMREQVVFARAAQRQRFDQSLTRQNGRMNSREIREHCVLDAASSQLVRSSLNDLGLSARAHDKILRVARTIADINGSLQLQADHLAEAIHYRLLDRETHSELNNR encoded by the coding sequence ATGCGACATTGTCGATCTCGCGTTTATCAGGAAATGCGGTCGAATCGTCTCGCCCACCCAACTCCCTTCCCCCAAGGCCCAGCAAAGATGCTCTCCAAACTCAAAACCTACGCATTGGTTGGTATCGAAGCTGTTCCCGTGGAGGTCGAAGTCGACGTGACATCGACATCAATGCCGAGCACCATCCTGGTCGGCTTGCCCGATCAAGCCGTCAAAGAAAGTACTCATCGTGTTGCACGCGCGATCGTCAACTCAGGTTTCGTTCGGCCTCGAGATCGCATCGTCATCAACCTGGCCCCAGGTGAACTTCCCAAGCAAGCCGCTTCATTCGACTTACCCATCACCTTGGGAATTCTGGCCGCAAGTGGACAACTCGCCCCGGACAAATTCGGCCATTATGCAGTCGTGGGCGAACTTTCTCTGGAAGGCTTAACTCGACCGACGATTGGCGCCCTCTCGATGGCAATTCGTGCAGCAAAAGATCGAAATCGGGGCATCGTTGTGCCAACCGCCAGCGCCGCCGAAGCGGCCGTCGTTGAATCTTTGGATGTCATTCCTGTGCAAAACTTGGCTCAAGCCGTGGGCTTTTTCGGCGGTCAGATCGACCTGCCCCCCGCCCCCTCACGAGTGAGTGACTTGTTCCAACAACACTCCCATTATGAAAACGATTTCGCGGACGTGCGAGGACAGGAGCTGGCCAAGCGGGCACTCACCGTCGCAGCAGCCGGATGCCACAACCTGTTAATGGTTGGACCTCCCGGCACGGGGAAATCAATGTTGGCATCTCGTGTCGCCACCATCCTGCCCGAATTGACGGCGAGTGAGTCGATCGAAACCAGTCGAATCTACAGCGTGATGGGCAAGATGCAGGCAGGGGTTGCCTTGATGGTGAGAAGACCGTTTCGCGCACCTCATCACACGATCAGCGAAGCTGGACTCGTTGGCGGCGGTAGCCCTCCATCCCCGGGAGAAATCAGCCTTTCGCAAAATGGTCTCCTCTTTCTCGACGAATTGCCGGAGTTCAACCGCCGTACACTTGAAGTCTTGAGGCAACCGCTGGAGGACGGACAGGTCACCATCTCACGCGCTTTGCGTTCCACAACCTTCCCCGCCAACTTCATCCTCATCGCGGCGATGAATCCCTGCCCCTGCGGATATCGCCATGACCCTCGGCGCCGCTGTCAGTGCTCCACACCTCAAGTAGAACGTTATTTGGCCAAAATCAGTGGCCCTCTGCTTGATCGAATTGATATTCACCTTGAGGTACCAGCCGTGTCTTACCAAGAACTGGCCGCAAAAGCCGCTGGAACCAACTCAGCAACAATGCGGGAGCAAGTCGTGTTCGCCAGAGCGGCACAGCGGCAACGGTTCGACCAAAGCCTCACACGACAAAACGGACGCATGAACAGTCGAGAGATTCGAGAACATTGCGTCCTCGATGCAGCCAGTAGCCAACTTGTTCGGTCCAGCCTCAACGATCTGGGCCTTTCGGCTCGCGCCCACGACAAAATACTTCGAGTGGCCCGAACAATCGCTGACATCAACGGCTCATTACAACTCCAAGCCGATCATCTAGCGGAAGCGATTCACTACCGTTTGCTCGATCGTGAAACCCATTCAGAACTCAACAATCGTTGA